In Takifugu flavidus isolate HTHZ2018 chromosome 13, ASM371156v2, whole genome shotgun sequence, the following are encoded in one genomic region:
- the man2a2 gene encoding alpha-mannosidase 2x isoform X2 — MNPMSGTENLCKCLWFHTPTMIQCLLLLLGWIKTFDKYFMEQTQHILNNMVVKLLEDPRRKFIWSEISFFAKWWETADTYKQEAARKLILGGQLEIVTGGWVMTDEANVHYFAMLDQLIEGHQWLERNLGVTPRSAWAVDPFGHSATMPYMLKRSNLTSMLIQRVHYSIKKHFASTRSLEFMWRQGWDTGSSTDIFCHMMPFYSYDVPHTCGPDPKICCQFDFKRLPGGRINCPWKVPPKTVVEANVAERANLLLDQYRKKSKLYRSKVLLVPLGDDFRYDKALEWDQQYTNYQKLFDYMNSHPELHVQAQFGTLSDYFNAVYKAHGVAQGSRPADYPVLSGDFFAYADREDHYWTGYFTSRPFYKSMDRVIESHLRGAEILYSLAIANARHAGMEGRYPISDYGLLVDARRSVGLFQHHDAITGTAKENVVIDYGNKLLRSLIGLKRVIINAAHFLVMKNKEFYRFYQTEPFLETDDRRATQDSLPQRTLIELDPAGPRYLVVFNPIEQERLCTVTVLVNTVKVRVLTEDGQTLPVQLSAQWSSASQMSAEVFEATFMVRLPPLGLAVFHLYESPDSPMTLRSETLLRLSSRGVAARAVDPLPVRSQQSDPQTFYISSQSLTLGFSGTTGLLESIKRKDDSQEVKVQMQFMMYGTRPSKDKSGAYLFLPDGKAKPYNQKEPPVVRVVEGPLFSEVVAYYQHFQQSIRIYNVPGVDGFSVDVATAVDIRDQNNKELSMRLVTNIQSGDLFYTDLNGFQIQPRRHHLKLPLQANFYPMPSQAYIQDSNYRLTMHTAQALGVSSLESGQLEVILDRRLMQDDNRGLGQGLKDNKKTINRFRLLLERRSMSNKMMDSTSSSFPSILSHMTSSFLNLDVLALPVIPKRRGVPPLQTFAPLKSILPCDFRLVNLRSIQTQQDPQSPSPYTALILHRLPLDCGLETPNLGFNCTTTQGQLTVSRLFKNLDLQLLQPMSLTLMYSSPPLANESTVTLDPMEITTFKLKLR, encoded by the exons ATGAACCCGATGAGTGGGACAGAGAACCTCTGCAAGTGTTTGTGGTTCCACACTCCCACAATGATCCAG TGTCTGCTTCTATTGTTAGGCTGGATCAAGACTTTTGACAAGTATTTCATGGAGCAGACGCAgcacattttaaacaacatggtggtgaagctgcttgAGGATCCACGCAGGAAGTTTATCTGGTCCGAAATTTCATTCTTCGCCAAGTGGTGGGAAACTGCAGATACGTACAAGCAGGAGGCGGCACGCAA ACTCATCCTTGGAGGACAGCTAGAGATTGTAACAGGAGGTTGGGTGATGACTGATGAAGCCAATGTTCACTACTTTGCCATGTTAGACCAGCTCATTGAAGGACATCAATGGCTAGAAAGAAACCTAG GTGTAACCCCTCGCAGTGCCTGGGCAGTCGACCCCTTTGGTCACAGCGCTACCATGCCCTATATGCTGAAGAGGTCCAACCTGACCAGCATGCTAATCCAGAGGGTTCACTACTCTATCAAAAAGCACTTTGCCTCCACCCGTAGCTTGGAGTTCATGTGGAGGCAGGGCTGGG ACACGGGATCGAGCACAGACATCTTCTGCCACATGATGCCGTTCTACAGCTACGACGTGCCTCACACGTGCGGCCCCGACCCCAAGATCTGCTGCCAGTTTGATTTCAAGAGGTTGCCGGGTGGTCGAATCAACTGTCCCTGGAAGGTGCCCCCGAAAACTGTAGTGGAGGCAAATGTGGCAGAGAG GGCTAATCTGCTGTTGGACCAGTACCGCAAAAAGTCCAAACTGTACCGGAGCAaggtcctcctggtccccctgggAGATGACTTCCGGTATGACAAGGCCCTGGAGTGGGATCAGCAATACACCAACTACCAGAAGCTCTTTGACTACATGAATTCTCATCCAGAGCTACATGTACAA GCCCAGTTTGGCACTCTCTCAGACTATTTCAACGCCGTGTACAAAGCACACGGCGTGGCCCAGGGATCCAGGCCCGCTGACTACCCAGTTCTGAGTGGAGATTTCTTCGCCTATGCAGATCGTGAGGACCACTACTGGACGGGTTATTTCACCTCCCGGCCCTTTTACAAGAGCATGGACCGTGTCATCGAGTCACATCTCAG GGGGGCTGAGATCCTCTACAGCTTGGCAATTGCAAATGCTCGCCACGCTGGGATGGAAGGACGCTACCCGATATCAGATTATGGTCTGTTGGTAGATGCCAGACGGTCTGTTGGCCTGTTCCAGCATCACGATGCCATAACTGGCACAGCAAAAGAGAATGTTGTCATCGACTACGGTAACAA atTGCTGCGCTCCCTCATCGGGCTGAAAAGAGTAATCATCAATGCTGCTCATTTCCTGGTGATGAAGAACAAAGAGTTTTATCGCTTTTACCAAACGGAGCCCTTCCTGGAGACG GATGACAGACGCGCTACCCAAGACTCTCTGCCTCAGCGCACTCTAATTGAACTGGACCCAGCAGGGCCGCG ATACCTGGTTGTGTTCAACCCCATTGAGCAGGAGCGTCTCTGCACGGTAACGGTCCTGGTGAACACGGTGAAGGTGCGAGTGCTTacggaggatggacagactctTCCTGTACAGCTGAGCGCTCAGTGGAGCTCTGCTAGTCAGATGAGCGCTGAGGTGTTTGAG GCAACATTCATGGTTCGTCTGCCCCCTCTGGGTCTGGCCGTCTTCCACCTCTATGAATCTCCGGACTCGCCGATGACTCTCCGCTCCGAGACCCTGCTCAGGCTGTCGAGTCGAGGAGTAGCAGCTCGAGCTGTGGACCCGCTTCCTGTCCGCTCGCAGCAGTCTGACCCTCAGACCTTCTACATCAGCAGTCAGTCTCTCACTCTGGGCTTCTCTGGAACTACCGGCCTGCTGGAG AGCATCAAGCGGAAGGATGACTCCCAGGAAGTGAAGGTTCAGATGCAGTTCATGATGTACGGCACTCGTCCCTCTAAAGACAAAAGTGGAGCTTACCTTTTCCTGCCTGATGGAAAAGCAAAG CCCTACAATCAGAAAGAGCCCCCTGTGGTACGCGTGGTGGAAGGGCCTCTCTTCTCTGAGGTGGTGGCCTACTATCAGCATTTCCAGCAGTCCATTCGCATATACAATGTGCCAG GGGTGGATGGATTTTCCGTAGACGTCGCCACCGCCGTGGACATCAGAGATCAAAACAATAAGGAGCTGTCGATGCGTCTGGTGACGAACATCCAGAGTGGAGACCTCTTCTACACCGATCTGAATGGTTTCCAG ATACAGCCCCGCCGGCACCACCTGAagctccccctgcaggccaaCTTCTACCCCATGCCCAGTCAGGCCTACATCCAGGACAGCAACTACCGCCTCACGATGCACACGGCTCAGGCTCTGGGAGTCAGCAGCCTGGAGAGCG GCCAGCTGGAAGTGATCCTGGACCGGCGGCTGATGCAGGATGACAATCGCGGGCTGGGTCAGGGCCTGAAGGACAACAAGAAGACAATCAACCGCTTCCGCCTGCTGCTGGAAAGGAGATCGATGAGCAATAAG ATGATGGACAGCACATCGTCCAGCTTCCCCTCCAttctcagtcacatgaccagctcCTTCCTGAACCTGGACGTCTTGGCGCTGCCTGTAATTCCCAAAAGACGCGGCGTCCCTCCTCTGCAGACCTTCGCCCCTCTCAAGTCCATCCTGCCCTGTGACTTTCGCTTGGTCAACCTGCGCAGCATCCAGACCCAG caggacCCCCAATCTCCATCTCCGTACACAGCCTTGATTCTTCACCGTCTGCCGTTGGATTGTGGCCTGGAGACTCCGAACCTGGGCTTTAACTGCACTACCACACAGGGGCAG CTAACTGTATCGAGACTATTCAAGAATctggacctgcagctcctccagcccaTGTCCCTGACTCTGATGTACTCCAGCCCACCTCTGGCCAATGAATCCACCGTCACCCTGGATCCCATGGAGATCACCACCTTCAAGCTCAAACTACGCTAA